The Tripterygium wilfordii isolate XIE 37 chromosome 4, ASM1340144v1, whole genome shotgun sequence genome has a window encoding:
- the LOC119997354 gene encoding 18.5 kDa class I heat shock protein-like, producing the protein MSIVPINSDQRDLTIFSPFSSLDLWDPFPDFPFSSLLSDHFPELSRGIFSSTQTQVGWKETPRSHVFRAYLPGEDALVYIDDDRMLQISTESGKFSGKFKLPVNAKTDQVEARMVNGVLIVTVAKEGAASERPNVRAIEISGE; encoded by the coding sequence ATGTCAATTGTGCCTATCAATAGTGACCAGAGAGACCTCACCATCTTCAGCCCCTTTTCTTCTCTAGACCTTTGGGACCCTTTCCCAGATTTCCCATTCTCTTCCCTACTTTCGGATCACTTTCCTGAACTTTCTCGGGGGATTTTCTCTTCAACACAAACACAAGTTGGGTGGAAGGAGACACCAAGATCACACGTGTTCAGGGCATACCTGCCAGGAGAGGATGCCTTGGTTTACATTGATGATGACAGGATGCTCCAAATAAGCACAGAGAGCGGCAAGTTCAGTGGGAAATTTAAGTTGCCTGTGAATGCCAAAACTGACCAGGTTGAGGCAAGGATGGTCAATGGTGTGCTGATTGTCACTGTTGCAAAGGAGGGTGCTGCTTCTGAAAGGCCTAATGTTAGGGCAATTGAGATCTCTGGGGAGTGA
- the LOC119996964 gene encoding uncharacterized protein LOC119996964: MVSVSTARTSRELWTDLKNRYSSANPTRDFELTRSISTIKQAGAPITEYYVKIKTLWDELYQYKLLPVCKCGSCSCGADKISMAQQNKEKLLQFLMGLDDQYEHVTNQILLMDPLSDVNKAYGQISQVERKQTVDQNDKKNMVTQKETDIQDSIAMQVGTQAAGRSSHAGTNNHRFKRNSS; this comes from the coding sequence ATGGTGAGCGTCTCAACTGCAAGAACGTCACGAGAGCTTTGGACAGATCTGAAAAATAGGTATTCATCTGCTAATCCCACTAGAGATTTTGAATTGACAAGATCTATATCAACTATCAAACAAGCAGGTGCACCTATCACAGAATACTATGTGAAGATTAAAACACTCTGGGATGAACTATATCAGTATAAGTTGCTGCCTGTGTGCAAGTGTGGTAGCTGTTCATGTGGAGCTGACAAAATCTCTATGGCTCAACAGAACAAGGAGAAACTACTTCAATTTCTAATGGGCCTGGATGATCAGTACGAGCATGTCACGAATCAAATTCTGCTGATGGACCCTCTGTCAGATGTGAATAAAGCTTATGGTCAAATAAGTCAAGTTGAAAGGAAGCAAACAGTCGACCAAAATGACAAGAAGAATATGGTCACACAAAAGGAAACTGATATCCAGGATTCCATAGCTATGCAAGTGGGAACTCAGGCTGCTGGAAGGAGCTCACATGCTGGAACCAACAATCATAGATTCAAAAGGAATAGCTCATGA